In Archangium violaceum, the following are encoded in one genomic region:
- a CDS encoding ABC transporter permease yields MRRLHFRSVGGRFGLAVAGLLVLTALLAPVLSPYAPERIDLAAELTPPGPGHLLGAGENGIDLLTHVLHGARLSLVVAVFAVALSALVGTVLGGLAGYVGGLVDEALMRLTDVLLAFPGILLAIFITAVLGPSLTHVIFALSFTGWTGYARLARAQVLTLRERDYVQAARALGAGNARILFRHLLPNAAGPLVIQATSALPGAILAEASLSFLGLGAPPGTPSWGALVDQGTQYLLVAPHVALFPGLALALTVLGFHLLGDAVRDTLDPKHLEHRP; encoded by the coding sequence ATGAGGAGGCTCCACTTCCGCTCCGTGGGCGGGCGCTTCGGCCTCGCCGTGGCGGGGCTGCTCGTCCTCACCGCGCTGCTCGCCCCCGTGCTCAGCCCCTACGCGCCGGAGCGCATCGACCTCGCCGCCGAGCTCACCCCGCCCGGCCCCGGCCACCTGCTCGGCGCGGGGGAGAATGGCATCGACCTGCTCACCCATGTCCTCCACGGGGCGCGCCTCTCGCTCGTGGTCGCGGTGTTCGCCGTGGCCCTCTCGGCGCTGGTGGGCACCGTGCTCGGCGGGCTCGCGGGGTATGTGGGCGGGCTCGTGGACGAGGCCCTCATGCGCCTCACGGACGTGCTGCTCGCCTTCCCCGGCATCCTCCTGGCCATCTTCATCACCGCCGTGCTGGGGCCCTCGCTGACGCACGTCATCTTCGCCCTGAGCTTCACCGGGTGGACGGGCTACGCCCGGCTGGCGCGGGCCCAGGTACTCACCCTGCGCGAGCGCGATTATGTGCAGGCCGCGCGGGCGCTCGGTGCCGGCAACGCGCGCATCCTCTTCCGCCACCTGCTGCCCAACGCCGCGGGGCCGCTCGTCATCCAGGCCACCTCCGCCCTGCCCGGCGCCATCCTCGCCGAGGCCTCGCTCAGCTTCCTCGGGCTCGGCGCACCTCCTGGGACGCCCTCGTGGGGAGCGCTGGTGGACCAGGGCACGCAGTACCTCCTCGTCGCGCCCCACGTGGCCCTCTTCCCCGGGCTGGCGCTGGCCCTCACGGTGCTCGGCTTCCACCTGCTCGGAGACGCCGTGCGCGATACGCTGGACCCGAAGCACCTGGAGCACCGGCCCTGA
- a CDS encoding zf-HC2 domain-containing protein — MSAHPSEWTLRRLHAGEIPGPERQRLQAHVSSCAECHEVMKGLEANQVRFEEEVPFGRFAAGVEAVQAAARRAWDSAGGKGQAMSTLGVEAHWFLLRKP, encoded by the coding sequence ATGAGCGCTCACCCGTCGGAATGGACGCTGCGGCGGCTGCACGCCGGCGAGATTCCCGGCCCGGAAAGGCAACGGCTCCAGGCGCATGTGTCCTCGTGCGCGGAGTGTCACGAGGTGATGAAGGGCCTCGAGGCCAACCAGGTCCGCTTCGAGGAGGAGGTTCCCTTCGGGCGGTTCGCGGCCGGCGTGGAGGCAGTGCAGGCGGCGGCACGGCGGGCCTGGGATTCCGCGGGAGGCAAGGGGCAGGCCATGTCCACACTGGGTGTGGAGGCCCACTGGTTCCTGCTGCGCAAGCCATGA
- a CDS encoding caspase family protein: MRRLTDLARVLVLGLLLATAVQAQPLRRFALVAGNDEGGANTRPLRFAKDDARKMHELLVRLGGVEPGDARLLLDENAEDFLQVLTRLEARAREARTRGERTSLIVYYSGHAKDDSLRMGDSALSLEALKRRLAAAPVDIRIAILDSCRSGALTRRKGARRAPAFVIDTDARHESRGLVILTSSAADEDSQESDLLGGSYFSHHLASGLMGDADRSGDGQVTLFEAYSHAYARTVADTADSSAGPQHPTFSYDLAGQGDLVLTDARGSNEGMLVPRTAPAGAYYFVNPRGLVVAELHKAADSERRLALAPGTYTVKRRMTDRLRVGEAEVRRGLTTVLDESRLRDTPFSDDPVKGVPPREREPRSYWTLGLTGGHHAFFNAPALESLFPYAPLVGLELGLHDYLREGWSWKFDLALGARDITQAFPDLPGTRYQYTLLTAGTTLVAEWRLGSVHLFIGPRLAYLGMRSDFKDASIPDQQYGMITPGLVAGVRWRLWGGFELTASPRIHYFFYNDDHQQRSLGYWEFLVLVKHRL; the protein is encoded by the coding sequence ATGAGACGCCTGACGGACCTGGCCCGGGTGCTCGTCCTGGGGTTGTTGCTGGCAACGGCCGTGCAGGCCCAGCCGCTGCGCCGCTTCGCGCTGGTGGCTGGCAACGACGAGGGCGGCGCGAACACCCGGCCCCTGCGCTTCGCGAAGGACGATGCGCGCAAGATGCACGAGCTCCTGGTGCGGCTGGGCGGAGTGGAGCCTGGCGATGCGCGGCTGCTGCTGGACGAGAACGCGGAGGACTTCCTCCAGGTGCTCACCAGGCTGGAAGCGCGCGCACGAGAGGCACGGACCCGGGGCGAACGCACCTCGCTCATCGTCTACTACTCGGGCCATGCGAAGGACGACTCGCTGCGGATGGGAGACAGCGCGCTGAGCCTGGAGGCGCTCAAGCGCCGGCTGGCGGCGGCGCCCGTGGACATCCGCATCGCCATCCTGGACTCGTGCCGCTCCGGGGCGCTCACGCGGAGGAAGGGAGCCCGGCGCGCTCCGGCCTTCGTCATCGACACGGACGCCAGGCACGAGAGCCGGGGGCTCGTCATCCTCACCTCCAGCGCGGCGGACGAGGACTCGCAGGAGTCGGATCTGCTGGGCGGCAGCTATTTCTCCCACCACCTGGCCAGCGGGCTGATGGGGGACGCGGACCGCTCGGGCGACGGGCAGGTGACGCTCTTCGAGGCCTACTCCCATGCCTATGCCCGCACCGTGGCGGACACCGCGGACAGCAGCGCAGGTCCCCAGCACCCGACCTTCAGCTACGACCTGGCCGGCCAGGGCGACCTGGTGTTGACGGATGCGCGGGGGAGCAACGAGGGAATGCTGGTGCCTCGCACCGCGCCCGCGGGGGCCTACTACTTCGTGAACCCTCGTGGTCTCGTGGTGGCGGAGCTGCACAAGGCCGCGGACTCCGAGCGGAGGCTGGCCCTGGCCCCGGGCACGTATACGGTGAAGCGGCGGATGACGGACCGGCTACGCGTGGGCGAGGCCGAGGTCCGGCGCGGGCTCACCACGGTGCTCGACGAGTCGCGGCTGCGGGACACGCCCTTCTCGGATGATCCGGTGAAGGGTGTGCCACCCCGGGAGCGCGAGCCCCGCTCGTATTGGACACTGGGCCTCACCGGCGGACATCACGCCTTCTTCAATGCCCCCGCCCTCGAGAGCCTCTTCCCCTACGCGCCCCTGGTGGGCCTGGAGTTGGGCCTGCACGACTACCTGCGCGAGGGGTGGAGCTGGAAGTTCGACCTGGCCCTGGGCGCGCGCGACATCACGCAGGCGTTCCCCGACCTCCCGGGAACGCGCTACCAGTATACGCTGCTGACCGCGGGCACCACGCTGGTGGCCGAGTGGCGCCTGGGCAGCGTGCACCTCTTCATCGGACCACGGCTCGCCTACCTCGGCATGCGCAGCGACTTCAAGGACGCGAGCATCCCGGATCAACAGTACGGGATGATCACTCCAGGTCTCGTGGCCGGCGTGCGGTGGCGACTCTGGGGCGGCTTCGAGCTCACCGCGAGCCCCCGCATCCACTACTTCTTCTACAACGACGATCATCAGCAGCGCTCCCTGGGGTACTGGGAGTTCCTGGTGCTCGTGAAGCACCGCCTCTGA
- a CDS encoding GNAT family N-acetyltransferase translates to MPHWKWKTFPELTLDELYRLLALRQEVFVVEQRSIYQDADGYDRGSHHLLGTEEGPDGAQLVAYLRVLPPGLKYPEASLGRVVTAPSARRFGYGKVLVEKGLAFLEEHHPRTPIRIGAQNYLRRFYEGFGFRAVGDVYDEDGIPHVDMYR, encoded by the coding sequence ATGCCGCACTGGAAGTGGAAGACATTCCCGGAGCTGACGCTCGACGAGCTCTACCGCCTGCTGGCGCTGCGGCAGGAGGTGTTCGTGGTGGAGCAGCGCTCCATCTACCAGGACGCCGATGGCTACGACCGCGGCTCCCACCACCTGCTCGGGACCGAGGAAGGCCCGGACGGCGCCCAGCTCGTGGCCTACCTGCGCGTGCTGCCGCCGGGGCTGAAGTACCCGGAGGCGAGCCTTGGCCGGGTGGTCACCGCCCCGAGCGCGCGCCGCTTCGGCTACGGCAAGGTGCTGGTGGAGAAGGGGCTGGCCTTCCTGGAGGAGCACCATCCCCGGACGCCCATCCGCATCGGAGCGCAGAACTACCTGCGGCGCTTCTACGAGGGCTTCGGCTTCCGAGCGGTGGGGGACGTCTACGACGAGGACGGCATCCCCCACGTGGACATGTACCGTTGA
- a CDS encoding ABC transporter permease: MRRLVSAGVALVGALLLVSLFLHLVPGDPIDVMLGEQATQVDREALRRAVGLDQPVHLQLWSFTRDFLTGELRTSLPPFQKKVLPTIGTALPHTLLLALASMLIAVVLAIPLGVFAASRRGTAVDAAAMSAAAAGVALPRFWLGPVLIILFALKLDWLPVSGADSWRHLVLPAFTLGTALAAFLARMTRASMLEALREDYVTVARAKGLHPRAVLWRHAFRNALLPILTVLGLEFGALLGGAIVTEKVFAWPGMGTLLLSAIERRDYNTVRATVLVFTCCYVLVNTLTDMAYSLVDPRVRRRA, translated from the coding sequence ATGAGGCGGCTCGTCTCCGCGGGGGTGGCGCTGGTGGGCGCGCTGCTGCTCGTGTCGCTCTTCCTGCACCTCGTGCCGGGAGATCCCATCGACGTGATGCTCGGCGAGCAGGCCACGCAGGTGGACCGGGAGGCACTGCGCCGCGCGGTGGGCCTCGACCAGCCCGTGCACCTCCAGCTCTGGAGCTTCACCCGGGACTTCCTCACCGGCGAGCTGCGCACCTCGCTGCCGCCCTTCCAGAAGAAGGTGCTGCCCACCATTGGCACGGCCCTACCCCACACGCTGCTGCTCGCGCTCGCGTCCATGCTCATCGCCGTGGTGCTGGCCATTCCGCTCGGCGTGTTCGCGGCCTCGCGCCGGGGCACGGCGGTGGACGCGGCGGCCATGAGCGCGGCCGCGGCCGGCGTGGCCCTGCCCCGCTTCTGGCTGGGCCCGGTGCTCATCATCCTCTTCGCCCTGAAGCTGGACTGGCTGCCCGTGTCCGGCGCGGACTCCTGGCGCCACCTCGTGCTGCCCGCCTTCACGCTGGGCACCGCGCTCGCGGCGTTCCTCGCGCGGATGACCCGGGCCTCCATGCTGGAGGCGCTGCGCGAGGACTACGTCACCGTGGCCCGCGCCAAGGGGCTCCACCCGCGCGCCGTGCTGTGGCGGCACGCCTTCCGCAACGCCCTGCTGCCCATCCTCACCGTGCTCGGGCTCGAGTTCGGCGCCCTGCTCGGCGGCGCCATCGTCACCGAGAAGGTGTTCGCCTGGCCCGGCATGGGCACCCTGCTCCTCTCGGCCATCGAGAGGCGCGACTACAACACCGTGCGCGCCACCGTGCTCGTCTTCACCTGCTGCTACGTGCTCGTCAACACGCTCACCGACATGGCCTATTCGCTCGTGGACCCGCGCGTGCGGAGGCGCGCATGA
- a CDS encoding RNA polymerase sigma factor: MKAITAGQKDKDRSEFLRELYTAYGGSVYERCRYLLKDATKAEDAMQEVFARALSHADELRASSSPLAWLMKSATHLCLNQLRAERAPWRRWFERDALARPEGDGGEQKMETRALLRSLLSRVDLETQAAVVHYWVDGMTLGEVASMLERSVPTVRKRLERFAALTNEELKVP, from the coding sequence TTGAAGGCCATCACCGCAGGGCAGAAAGACAAGGACCGGAGCGAGTTCCTGCGCGAGCTGTACACGGCGTATGGCGGCAGCGTGTACGAGCGTTGCCGCTATCTATTGAAGGACGCCACGAAGGCCGAGGACGCGATGCAAGAGGTATTCGCCCGCGCCCTCTCCCATGCGGACGAGCTCCGCGCCAGTTCCTCACCGCTGGCGTGGTTGATGAAGAGCGCCACCCACCTCTGCCTCAACCAACTGCGCGCGGAGCGGGCCCCCTGGCGGCGCTGGTTCGAACGGGACGCGCTGGCCCGTCCGGAGGGGGATGGAGGAGAGCAGAAGATGGAGACACGGGCGCTGCTGCGGTCGTTGCTCTCCCGGGTGGACCTGGAGACGCAGGCGGCGGTGGTGCACTATTGGGTGGATGGAATGACGCTGGGAGAGGTGGCCTCGATGCTGGAGCGCTCGGTGCCCACGGTACGCAAGCGGCTGGAACGATTCGCCGCCCTGACGAACGAGGAGTTGAAGGTCCCATGA
- a CDS encoding TetR/AcrR family transcriptional regulator → MPKPSNRQARPVDPRVQRSRAMLRDALLGLIRERGFDAISVQDITERAQLNRSTFYLHYRDKDELLTQVMKDMILELSRRSHQLGDSPDRLHRTLLEWFQHAAEHHELYHLMLGRSGMRAFAVQLRNLLEQLMNLDLERAGNPLLSAGVPVPVVNRFLTSAYMGVLEWWLDRRSLHSPEDMARWLGALTSQLGNHAPATSSHAPRRG, encoded by the coding sequence ATGCCCAAGCCATCGAACAGACAGGCACGCCCCGTGGATCCGCGTGTCCAACGCAGCCGCGCCATGCTCCGCGATGCGCTCCTCGGGTTGATTCGTGAGCGGGGCTTCGACGCCATCAGCGTGCAGGACATCACCGAGCGCGCCCAGCTCAACCGCAGCACCTTCTACCTGCACTACCGCGACAAGGACGAGCTGCTCACGCAGGTCATGAAGGACATGATCCTCGAACTCTCGCGGAGGAGTCATCAGCTGGGTGACTCACCCGATCGTCTCCATCGAACCCTGCTGGAGTGGTTCCAGCACGCGGCCGAGCACCACGAGCTGTATCACCTCATGCTCGGCCGGAGCGGCATGCGCGCCTTCGCGGTCCAGTTGCGCAACCTCCTCGAGCAGCTCATGAATCTCGATCTGGAGAGAGCCGGTAACCCTCTCCTGAGCGCGGGGGTTCCCGTCCCCGTCGTGAACCGCTTCTTGACCTCGGCCTACATGGGGGTGCTCGAGTGGTGGTTGGATCGACGCTCGCTCCATTCTCCCGAGGACATGGCGCGGTGGCTGGGGGCCCTCACCTCCCAGCTGGGGAACCACGCACCGGCCACCTCGTCCCACGCGCCCCGGCGCGGGTAG
- a CDS encoding ABC transporter substrate-binding protein produces the protein MPPPLRHAVLALLVALVPGCRAERPPPAITVLIEAPPESLDSRLTLSATGQRIAQLITPGLITFDDSSTPVPDLAESFRELTPTLVELTLRPGLTFHDGSALTAEDVKATYDSMGDAAIASPRAERYAAVERVTVVDARTVRFHLRRPYAPLLAELSLGILPAERASAAGKEAQGRAPIGAGPFRFESQPDEEHLTLVPFAGHYRGAPAIPRLHFRVVRDETTRVLELLKGRADLVLNALSPAVLPALKREPSLRVLTKPGTGFAYLGLNLRGGPLTDVRVRRALCHLVDVGPLVTYKFHGLAEPAQSMLPRTHWAWAPVTGCRYDPKEAARLLDEAGYPDPDGPGGAPRLRLQLKTSTDRFRRSVALVLQEQLARGGVAVEVRSLEFGTFFNDIRRGNFELFTLKWASVIEPDLLRGAYHSGNVPSETNHWGGFNRGALKDEALDALLDEASRVSTPERVVLYARAQERVDALMPVVPLWHESSVAVASQRLQDFEPSAHGMFTPLARARMVEP, from the coding sequence TGCCGCGCCGAGCGCCCACCGCCGGCCATCACCGTGCTCATCGAGGCTCCTCCCGAGAGTCTGGACAGCCGGCTCACGCTGTCGGCCACGGGCCAGCGCATCGCACAGCTCATCACCCCCGGGCTCATCACCTTCGACGACAGCAGCACACCCGTGCCGGACCTCGCCGAGTCCTTCCGCGAGCTGACCCCCACGCTCGTGGAGCTCACCCTGCGTCCGGGGCTCACCTTCCACGACGGGAGCGCCCTCACCGCCGAGGACGTGAAGGCCACCTACGACAGCATGGGGGACGCGGCCATCGCCAGCCCGCGGGCGGAGCGGTACGCGGCCGTCGAGCGCGTCACGGTGGTGGACGCGCGCACGGTGCGCTTCCACCTGCGCCGGCCCTACGCGCCACTGCTCGCCGAGCTGTCCCTGGGCATCCTCCCCGCCGAGCGCGCCTCGGCCGCCGGCAAGGAGGCACAGGGCCGGGCTCCCATCGGCGCGGGCCCCTTCCGCTTCGAGTCCCAGCCGGACGAGGAGCACCTCACGCTGGTGCCCTTCGCGGGCCACTACCGCGGCGCGCCCGCCATCCCCCGGCTGCACTTCCGCGTGGTGCGAGATGAGACGACGCGCGTGCTGGAGCTGCTCAAGGGCCGCGCGGACCTGGTGCTCAACGCGCTCTCCCCCGCCGTGCTGCCGGCGCTGAAGCGCGAGCCCTCGCTGCGCGTCCTCACCAAACCGGGCACCGGCTTCGCCTACCTGGGCCTCAACCTGCGCGGAGGGCCGCTCACGGACGTTCGGGTGCGCCGGGCCTTGTGTCACCTCGTCGACGTGGGGCCGCTCGTCACGTACAAGTTCCACGGCCTGGCCGAGCCCGCCCAGTCCATGCTGCCGCGCACGCACTGGGCCTGGGCTCCCGTCACGGGCTGCCGGTACGACCCGAAGGAAGCCGCGCGGCTGCTGGACGAGGCGGGCTACCCGGACCCGGATGGGCCCGGAGGCGCGCCCCGCCTCCGGCTCCAGCTCAAGACGAGCACGGACCGATTCCGCCGCTCGGTGGCGCTCGTGCTCCAGGAGCAACTGGCGCGCGGCGGCGTGGCCGTGGAGGTGCGCTCGCTCGAGTTCGGCACCTTCTTCAACGACATCCGCCGGGGCAACTTCGAGCTCTTCACCCTCAAGTGGGCCTCCGTCATCGAGCCGGACCTGCTGCGTGGCGCGTACCACTCGGGCAACGTGCCCTCGGAGACCAACCACTGGGGCGGCTTCAACCGGGGCGCGCTGAAGGACGAGGCGCTCGATGCCCTGCTCGACGAGGCCAGCCGCGTCTCCACCCCCGAGCGCGTGGTGCTCTACGCACGGGCACAGGAGCGGGTGGACGCGCTGATGCCCGTGGTGCCCCTGTGGCACGAGAGCTCCGTGGCGGTCGCCTCCCAGCGGCTCCAGGATTTCGAGCCGAGCGCCCACGGCATGTTCACTCCGCTGGCGCGGGCGAGGATGGTGGAGCCATGA
- a CDS encoding SBBP repeat-containing protein, translated as MLQRRDASALFTDKGLALRLPSRTQRTRELGWSVAGGRAVKPRAEKPREAKLHRLVGPREAWQREVPTYGGLRYPGVLPGVDLWLEERAEGVEYGFRAERGADLRRVKLEYDGAREVRVVEEGRALEVDLGEGVLREEGLRCVQEAADGHSREVGCRFADARPVGQERWEYAILVDVEDPARPVVVDPLVLWDTYLGGTGLTNTLWDIEQNAAGDIFIVGTYGGSLGAPPDGGVIGELGGGTDVLVARFSNDGGLVWATQLGGNGTDEGKALAVNDTGEVFVTGSTTTDEVQWNLPDGGVGISRSLGGTGPSASDGFMARLDPSGKRIDGFVRFGGSDRDEVHNLRRVSDTRAFVVGRTWSKDIPDIKSPTDAGFQGSEGFVSRIDLGEPKVDWTVLIQGAGDDVAYDAIAQDEIVLYVVGSGEPAAQSGATAGTTDAFVVPIFPITNNDPSRKQIIRLGGNDGNDEARAVSLTFTGDVVVWGNTAATRFPNAGSVRGPSDVFAAVFGSGLSATGDMPLKQTFLIGGSGRDQLFALATDGSGQLYVGGQTDSPDFPVAGGFDTSMEQGGVEGFVAKVELDSRPPVAWGSFVGGNGADRVHALWSDNQNASRLFIGGSTTSKDLNYSHGGYAPSSSGENMFLMSVDLNASPGGGTDAGTGGGEDGGTDAGTGGGEDGGTGGGTDGGAPDAGTGPQRSPLGWSCGSTNGGPGALALGTLVGLALLASRRRRTRA; from the coding sequence GTGCTTCAGCGCCGAGATGCCAGTGCCCTCTTCACCGACAAGGGCCTGGCGCTGCGCCTGCCCTCGCGCACCCAGCGGACGCGTGAGCTGGGGTGGAGCGTGGCCGGCGGACGCGCGGTGAAGCCCCGGGCGGAGAAGCCGCGAGAGGCGAAGCTCCATCGGTTGGTGGGGCCGCGCGAGGCCTGGCAGCGGGAGGTGCCCACCTATGGAGGGCTGCGCTACCCGGGCGTATTGCCGGGAGTGGACCTGTGGCTCGAGGAGCGCGCCGAGGGCGTGGAGTACGGCTTCCGGGCCGAGCGCGGAGCGGATCTGCGCCGGGTGAAGTTGGAATACGACGGCGCGCGGGAGGTGCGGGTCGTGGAGGAGGGGCGCGCGCTGGAGGTAGACCTGGGTGAGGGCGTGCTGAGAGAGGAGGGGTTGCGGTGTGTGCAGGAAGCGGCGGATGGCCACTCGCGCGAAGTGGGTTGCCGCTTCGCGGATGCACGCCCGGTGGGTCAGGAGCGATGGGAGTACGCCATCCTGGTGGACGTGGAGGATCCGGCGCGCCCGGTGGTGGTGGATCCGCTCGTCCTCTGGGACACCTATCTCGGAGGCACGGGTCTCACCAACACGCTCTGGGACATCGAGCAGAACGCGGCGGGGGACATCTTCATCGTCGGCACCTATGGCGGTTCCCTGGGCGCCCCTCCGGATGGAGGGGTCATCGGAGAGCTGGGCGGCGGAACCGATGTGCTCGTCGCCAGGTTCAGCAATGACGGTGGGCTCGTCTGGGCGACGCAGCTCGGTGGCAACGGAACCGACGAGGGCAAGGCGCTCGCGGTCAATGACACGGGCGAGGTGTTCGTCACGGGCAGCACGACCACCGATGAGGTCCAGTGGAACCTGCCCGATGGCGGGGTCGGCATCAGTCGATCGCTGGGAGGCACGGGCCCCAGTGCCAGTGATGGTTTCATGGCCAGACTCGATCCCTCCGGGAAGCGGATCGACGGATTCGTCCGCTTCGGTGGGAGTGACAGGGACGAGGTCCACAACCTGCGCCGGGTCTCGGACACCCGGGCGTTCGTCGTCGGGCGGACCTGGTCGAAAGACATCCCGGACATCAAGTCCCCCACGGATGCCGGCTTCCAGGGCTCCGAGGGGTTCGTGTCTCGCATCGACCTCGGCGAGCCCAAGGTGGATTGGACCGTGCTCATCCAGGGCGCGGGGGATGATGTGGCGTACGATGCCATCGCTCAGGACGAGATCGTTCTCTACGTCGTGGGGAGCGGGGAACCCGCCGCGCAGAGTGGTGCCACGGCGGGCACGACGGACGCCTTCGTCGTGCCCATCTTCCCCATCACCAATAACGATCCCAGCCGCAAGCAGATCATCCGTCTGGGTGGAAATGATGGGAACGACGAGGCGCGTGCGGTGAGCCTCACTTTCACGGGAGACGTGGTGGTGTGGGGGAACACGGCGGCCACCCGGTTCCCGAACGCTGGCAGTGTCAGGGGCCCATCCGACGTCTTCGCGGCTGTCTTCGGAAGTGGTCTGAGCGCCACCGGCGACATGCCCTTGAAGCAGACCTTCCTCATCGGGGGGAGCGGGCGTGATCAGCTCTTCGCCCTGGCGACCGATGGGTCCGGGCAGCTCTACGTGGGAGGGCAGACGGATTCGCCTGACTTTCCCGTGGCTGGGGGATTCGATACCTCCATGGAGCAGGGGGGGGTTGAGGGTTTCGTGGCGAAGGTGGAACTGGATTCGCGGCCTCCGGTGGCATGGGGCTCGTTCGTTGGTGGGAACGGAGCGGACCGTGTCCACGCGCTGTGGAGTGACAATCAGAACGCGTCACGCCTGTTCATCGGTGGCTCCACCACCTCGAAGGACTTGAACTACTCCCATGGTGGTTACGCCCCGAGCTCGAGTGGCGAGAACATGTTCCTGATGTCGGTGGACCTGAATGCCTCTCCGGGTGGTGGGACGGACGCGGGAACGGGCGGCGGAGAGGATGGTGGGACGGACGCGGGAACGGGCGGCGGAGAGGATGGTGGGACGGGCGGCGGAACGGATGGGGGTGCACCCGATGCGGGCACGGGACCACAGCGCTCTCCGCTCGGCTGGTCCTGTGGTTCCACCAACGGTGGGCCGGGTGCTCTCGCGCTCGGGACGCTCGTGGGGCTCGCGCTGCTGGCCTCGCGCCGGAGGAGGACTCGCGCCTGA